The sequence ACCGGACAAGACGAGTGCCGACGACCTATTCGACGACGAAGTCGAGGTCATCGACGCTTTCAAACCCATCAGCGTCTCGATGCCGCAACTGTACAGTTTCGAGGTCAATCCGTTCGACTTCGTCCGCGGGATTCGCTCCTACGACAACCTCAAACTCCTCGACGAACTCGACCCGGACGTCGTCCACGACACGTCCGACATGTTCCCGCAGGTGAAGCTCTACGCCGCCAAACACAACGTCGGCGAGCGCTGGCCGTTCGTCGTCACTCGACACGAGGTGGCACTCGATCGGTTCTCACTCTCGCGGCCACCGGTGTTCGTCGAAGAGGCGATGCTCGCCGCGCTTCCGGACGTCCACGAATCGCAGTACATCGTCCACTCACACAAACAGAAAGCGGCTCTCTCCACCCACGGTATCGACGACGATATCATCGAAGTCATCCCCCACGGCGCGTACGAGGTGTTCGGCACGCACGAGGACGTCGACGTCGACGTCGACCCGAACAGCCTGCTGTTCTTCGGCCACATCGTCCCGCCAAAGGGCCTCGACACGCTCGCAGCAGCGATGCCGCTCATCATGCGCGAGATTCCCGACGTGAAACTGATGGTCGCCGGCGAAGGGAACCTCCCGCGAAAACTCAAACGGTTGCAGAAAAATCATCCCGAGAACGTCGAGGTGCACAATTACTACTTGCCGAACGACGAGGTCAAGAACCTCTTCGGACGCGCCGAAATCGTCGTCGCGCCGTACCGCAGCCAGGGCGGCACGAAAGGCCACAGCGGCGCGGTGTCGACGGCGTTCTCCTTCGGGAAACCCATCGTCGCGTCGACGGCTGGGGAGTTCCGCGAACAAGTCCAAGAGAGCGGTGCGGGGAGAGTTGCCCCGCCCGAGGACCCCGAGAAACTCGCAGCGGTGCTCATCGACGTTCTACAGAACGACGAGAAGCGAGCGACGATGCGGGAGAACAGCCTCAGGATGGCAGAGCGGCTCTCGTGGAGTAGCATTGCCGACCAACATCTCGACCTGTACGAACGACTCGCAGGGCGACAGCACGCAACCCACTCACCAACAGCAAGCAAATGAGAGAACAGAGTTCGGAGAATCTGGAGAAACCTCGGACGACTACTACCCGCCGACATCTGCTGAAGTCGAGCGCAGTAGCCACTGTTCCGTTCGCCGCCGGGTGCCTCACGACTGGACGCCGTGATCTGCTCGACGCCATCGCGGACAGCGTACACCAGGAGGAGCCGCCGACCGCCCCTGGAAACAAACCGGTCGACACTTCCGAGATGACACTCGTCTTCGAAGATTGGTTCGAGAGCGGCTCGCTCGACCGTTCGAAGTGGCGAACGAAGTTCCCGTGGGACGCTCGGACGCACAACTTCGACGCTTACGCCGCCGACGAGAACGTCTACGTTGACGACGGGAAACTCGTGCTCAGAGGCGAGAACAAGCCACAGGAAGGGAAGTCGTACACGACCGGGGTCGTCTCGGCGAAGTACATCTTCAGCCCCGGCTACTTCGAGGGCGTGATGAAGGTGCCGCCGCGGTTCCCCGGGTCGTGGCCGGCGTTCTGGCTCACCTCCGCGTCCTACTGGCCGCCAGAGGTGGACATCTTCGAGTTCTTCGGTGCCGACCCGGAAGTGTACATGACGTACCACTACGATGGAGACGGAGAGGGAAGCGAACAGGTGCGAGGGACGTACGAGGGGCCCGACTACAGCGCAGACTACCACGAGTTCAGCGTCGACTGGGACCCGCCGCACCGCGTCATCTGGTACATCGACGGGGAAGAACGGTTCCGTTACACCGGCGACAACATCAAGTTCGAGAATATGTATCTGATTCTGAACTTCGGACTCGGGGCCGAGTTCTTGGGCTATCCGAGCGCGGAGAATCTCCCGGCGACCTACGAGATAGAGCGCGTTAGAGTCTGGGAACGGTAACAAAAAATATCGCGGCGTGGTCCTCTGCTGTCGGTGCTCCGCTCGGGGATCAGGACTCAGTTCGTGAAGTCGGTCTCCGCGCCGTCGAGCGTAGTGACGACGTCGCCACCGAACGTCGATATATCGGTGATCTCGCCTTCGAGGAGCCAGTACGCGTCGGTTCCGCCGACGACCTTGCCGAAGATTTTGCCGCCGCTCACTTGGTCGTCCGGATTGACCGAGGAGCGGGGTACGTCGGCTTTCAGTAGTCTACCCGTAGACTCGACTATGTACTTGACGAGGCCGTTACTGTCGTCCGCACGCTGGACGCGGAGCAACTGAACCGGTCGCTCGTTGACGAGCACGTCGGCGTCGCCGTCGAGCGAGAGTCCTTCGAGTTCGCCCTCGAAACCGAAGACTGCCTGGCCGTCGCTCACCGAACCACTCGCCGAACCGTCCGAGACCGACGCCTCGCTGCTCGCACCGCTGTCAGCTTCGAGGCTTCCGCTGACGGATAGCTCGTAGTTGGCCGTTCCCGAAGACCCGCTGGCGTCGATGGTGAGCGTGTTCGGTAACGACGAACCCGACTCCTCGTCTTCGTCTCCTTCGGTGTCACCTCTTCCGTCACTCTCCGTCTCCGGGAGCGTATCGGGGTCGACGTACTGGTTGTCGATGAACACCTGCAGGGGACCGCTGTAGTCGAACTCGGTTATCTGGCCGTCGTACCAGAAGCCAGGCAGGTCGTTGCTGCGCTCCGTGACCGTCCCGCTCGCGGAGGTTCGGTCGTCTGAAACCGTGTAATCCGCGGGGAAGTTCGTCTGAAGGTCTATGTTGCCGCCGCTCGCGGAGAACTCGAACGACGCTTCACCGCCGTCGTACTCCGAACGGAGCCAGAGATAGTGTTCTCTGGCTTCGGAATCGTCGCCGCTGGAATCCTCCTCGGAGCCGTCGGTGTTGTCAGAGTCGTCGCCGTTCGATCCGTCGTCCGAGCCGCCGTCGGAGCTGCCGTCGTTTCCGTACTCCCAGACGCGAGCCCAGTCGACCACCATCTCCTCGTCCCAGTTGGCCGATTTGTCGGTCGTGCCGACGCGGTCGATGTGGATGGTGAACATCATGTAGAACGGTGCGCCGTTGTTACACGATTCGACGATGGTGTCGGCGGTACGTTCGGCGACGAGTTGGCCGTCGACGTAGTGTCGAATAGCGTCCTCCTGCCACTCGCAGCCGTAGATGTGGAAGTTCTCGGTGAGGTCGTCGCCCACGTCGTAGCTCGCGCCGTCGTCCTCGTGAGGGCCGTTTGGCTGCGTGTCCGAGGAGTAGTGGATGTGGTGGTGCGACTGCGTGTAGTCGCTCGAGGAGCCGTCCGTCTGGAACAGCTCGACGAAATCGATCTCCGGCGGCCACGCCTCGCTGTTCGGCTTCGCCCAGAACGCCGGCAGGAAACCGACACGCTTGGGGAACTTGATTTTCGCTTCCCAGTAACTACCGGGACCGAAGTACTGCTTGTCCTTCGTGTTGACCGCGCCCGCTTCGATTCCGTTGTCGGGTGATGCACCGATGCGCAACTGTCCGTCGGTGATGTTGACGTACTCTTCGGAGATGCTCTCCGGCGAGGCGTTCGTCTCCATACCCCAGCCGAATCCGACACCCCAGTTCGAGGTGTCGAGCGACCCGCTATCGAAGGTATCCTCGAACGCGAGCGTCCACTCGTCTTGGTTTTCGGGGCCTCCTTCGGTCACTGCTGCGACACTACTCGCTCCGGCACCGATTCCGCCGAGTGCGGCGGCACTCGCACCGGTGAGTTTCAAGTAGTCTCGTCGGTCCAAAAGTCCGCTGTCGTCCTCGTTTTCGCCACTGTGCGTCTCGCCTGACAGTTTGTCACGTGCCATGCGTACGACTTCGAGACAGTAGTTAGCACTAATAATTCTTTTCTTTATGAATGTGTTGAATATACGAGACTAGTTTCCTACACCTAGTATATCTAGATTGAAAAACAAACAAATGTTTGAGAATCTATTAGTAGAGGACAAATTGTTAAAAAATGAGAACAGTTCACACTAAGCTGTTAGAAGATATGTCTGTAAATAGGTATTGATATCCGGAAATTGGGTTACTAGCATAGGATGGCACTATTAAAGCGGTATATTCAACTGGCAGTATATTTACAGTACCAGATACCAGCGGAATACAATAGGTATTTGACAATAGGTGGTCGAGAACCAGGATAAGTGCCAAAATATAATTTGTATTTATTTTACACTCACCGGTAAAGTCCAAGCTGGTATCCTGTGCGAACGAGCGGGCGAGCGCATCCCAATACCGACCGGCTCGGGTGTGACTTACGTGGTAACAGAGTAACCACTAACCCCGTTCAGAAACTCTACCACGTATGTGGCCCTGGGGACACCTCGCGTTCGGGTACGTCTGGTACTCGGTATGGAGTCGGACAACAACGCGCGAACCACCGACCGAGGTTTCGACTCTCGCAGTCGTGCTCGGGACGCAGTTCCCCGACCTCGTCGACAAACCGCTAGCGTGGGTGTTTGGCCTGCTCCCGAGTGGGCGTTCGCTCGCTCACTCGGTACTCACCATGGCACTCGTCGTAGGTGTGCTCTATTTCCTCGCCCGAAAGTACCGACGAACCGACCTCGTCACCGCGTTCGGTATCGGCTACGCGTCGCATCTCGTCGGTGACTCTCTCTCCGCGCTTTTCGACGCCGAGTACGGAGAGTTGGCATTTTTACTGTACCCGCTTATGTACACCGACTACGGAGAGGAGTACGGTTTCCTGTACCGTTTGGCGCAGTTGGACATCGGTGACTTCCTCGGCCCGCAGTTTCTCGTCGCCCTCGCCGTCGTCGTCCTCTGGATAATCGACGGAGCACCGGGACCGGGGGCGCTCAGTTCCCTCCTGAAACGCGCGTACGACAGACTCGCCGGAACGAGCCAAAGCGAGTCAGAACACGGCGGTTGACGCTGTTTCGGCGTCCGAGGTTCGCAGATCTGCATCCTTACGGTAGCCGACGATGGTCGGGTCCTTTCCGGGTCGGTCGACGCGGAGTGTGACCGTCGAGAACCCGAGATTCTGCAGTCGCGTTCGCAACTGCTCGGCGTTGTCGTGGGCTTCGACGTAGACGAATCGACAACGGTCAGCCGAGAGGGATTCCGCCAGACCGTCGATGACAGCTGGACCCGTCCCCTGAACGTCGATTTTGACGACCGTCGGTGCAGGTATTTCGCCCCGTTCGACGAGTCGGTCGCCCGCTACCGTCTCGGTGGAAAACGAACCAATCGG is a genomic window of Haloprofundus halophilus containing:
- a CDS encoding glycoside hydrolase family 16 protein, producing the protein MARDKLSGETHSGENEDDSGLLDRRDYLKLTGASAAALGGIGAGASSVAAVTEGGPENQDEWTLAFEDTFDSGSLDTSNWGVGFGWGMETNASPESISEEYVNITDGQLRIGASPDNGIEAGAVNTKDKQYFGPGSYWEAKIKFPKRVGFLPAFWAKPNSEAWPPEIDFVELFQTDGSSSDYTQSHHHIHYSSDTQPNGPHEDDGASYDVGDDLTENFHIYGCEWQEDAIRHYVDGQLVAERTADTIVESCNNGAPFYMMFTIHIDRVGTTDKSANWDEEMVVDWARVWEYGNDGSSDGGSDDGSNGDDSDNTDGSEEDSSGDDSEAREHYLWLRSEYDGGEASFEFSASGGNIDLQTNFPADYTVSDDRTSASGTVTERSNDLPGFWYDGQITEFDYSGPLQVFIDNQYVDPDTLPETESDGRGDTEGDEDEESGSSLPNTLTIDASGSSGTANYELSVSGSLEADSGASSEASVSDGSASGSVSDGQAVFGFEGELEGLSLDGDADVLVNERPVQLLRVQRADDSNGLVKYIVESTGRLLKADVPRSSVNPDDQVSGGKIFGKVVGGTDAYWLLEGEITDISTFGGDVVTTLDGAETDFTN
- a CDS encoding glycoside hydrolase family 16 protein, with amino-acid sequence MTLVFEDWFESGSLDRSKWRTKFPWDARTHNFDAYAADENVYVDDGKLVLRGENKPQEGKSYTTGVVSAKYIFSPGYFEGVMKVPPRFPGSWPAFWLTSASYWPPEVDIFEFFGADPEVYMTYHYDGDGEGSEQVRGTYEGPDYSADYHEFSVDWDPPHRVIWYIDGEERFRYTGDNIKFENMYLILNFGLGAEFLGYPSAENLPATYEIERVRVWER
- a CDS encoding metal-dependent hydrolase; its protein translation is MWPWGHLAFGYVWYSVWSRTTTREPPTEVSTLAVVLGTQFPDLVDKPLAWVFGLLPSGRSLAHSVLTMALVVGVLYFLARKYRRTDLVTAFGIGYASHLVGDSLSALFDAEYGELAFLLYPLMYTDYGEEYGFLYRLAQLDIGDFLGPQFLVALAVVVLWIIDGAPGPGALSSLLKRAYDRLAGTSQSESEHGG
- a CDS encoding glycosyltransferase family 4 protein, whose protein sequence is MSLHVAYVVGQSTGGLPHYTAELANAVSKHAEVTVLKPDKTSADDLFDDEVEVIDAFKPISVSMPQLYSFEVNPFDFVRGIRSYDNLKLLDELDPDVVHDTSDMFPQVKLYAAKHNVGERWPFVVTRHEVALDRFSLSRPPVFVEEAMLAALPDVHESQYIVHSHKQKAALSTHGIDDDIIEVIPHGAYEVFGTHEDVDVDVDPNSLLFFGHIVPPKGLDTLAAAMPLIMREIPDVKLMVAGEGNLPRKLKRLQKNHPENVEVHNYYLPNDEVKNLFGRAEIVVAPYRSQGGTKGHSGAVSTAFSFGKPIVASTAGEFREQVQESGAGRVAPPEDPEKLAAVLIDVLQNDEKRATMRENSLRMAERLSWSSIADQHLDLYERLAGRQHATHSPTASK